Proteins co-encoded in one Flavivirga eckloniae genomic window:
- a CDS encoding LytR/AlgR family response regulator transcription factor: MSLKCVIVDDEPLAINVIKNYIEETKGLELLNSFNNAVESIDYIRNNTVDLLFLDINMPLLDGLNLLKSLDKKPLTIITTAHEEFAVESYELEVLDYLVKPIPFHRFIMAINKAFKAYNLNKGVGAGHNDKAFIFVKVDKKKMAKVYLDEILCVESLKDYIKITTHTNRYIVHQTLGSFTSELPSDRFIRIHRSYTIPIEKVETVEGNSLEIAGIRYTIGRSYLNEVKSIILKNNASNE, translated from the coding sequence ATGAGTTTGAAGTGTGTTATTGTAGATGATGAGCCATTGGCAATAAATGTTATTAAGAATTATATTGAGGAGACCAAAGGGCTGGAATTGCTGAACTCTTTTAATAATGCTGTAGAAAGTATTGATTATATTAGAAATAATACGGTAGACTTACTTTTTTTAGATATCAATATGCCTTTGTTGGATGGTTTAAATCTTTTGAAAAGTTTAGATAAAAAGCCGCTAACCATTATAACTACTGCCCACGAAGAATTCGCTGTAGAAAGTTACGAATTAGAAGTTTTGGATTATTTGGTTAAGCCCATTCCCTTTCATAGGTTTATCATGGCCATAAATAAAGCATTTAAAGCGTATAACCTAAATAAAGGTGTTGGTGCGGGGCATAATGATAAGGCTTTTATCTTTGTTAAGGTAGATAAAAAGAAAATGGCAAAGGTTTATCTTGATGAAATCTTATGCGTAGAAAGTTTAAAGGATTATATAAAAATAACAACGCATACAAACAGATACATCGTACATCAAACCTTGGGTAGTTTTACGAGTGAATTACCTTCTGATAGGTTTATAAGAATACACCGTTCTTATACCATTCCAATTGAAAAAGTAGAAACTGTTGAGGGCAACAGCCTTGAAATAGCTGGTATAAGATATACGATAGGTAGAAGCTATTTAAATGAAGTAAAAAGCATTATCCTAAAGAATAATGCTTCTAATGAATAA